Within the Novosphingobium pentaromativorans US6-1 genome, the region TCTTCCTGCAATCTACCAGGCCGAGCCAGCAAACGTATCCTACCGGGAAGGCTTGTATATGGCGGCGATAGCCGAGGCTGAACGCCGTTACGGGCTTCCGACCAACCTGCTTCGTGCTCTTATCTGGGCTGAGTCCCGCTTCAATCCGATGGCTGTTAGTCCAGCCGGTGCTGCCGGGCTGGCTCAGCTTATGCCGGCCACGGCGAAAGAACTGGGCGTCCGGAACCGTCATGACCCTCTTGCATCGATCGACGGTGGCGCCAGGTACCTTCGCGATATGTTGGACCGGTTCGACGCAGTCCACCTGGCCTTGGCTGCTTACAATGCTGGCCCAGGTGCCGTCTCCCGATCACGCGGCATTC harbors:
- a CDS encoding lytic transglycosylase domain-containing protein is translated as MNCLNCLTALAVACLGMIATSSQQVRAQDFTLFEHAIVPPKTDQQPAREYLPAIYQAEPANVSYREGLYMAAIAEAERRYGLPTNLLRALIWAESRFNPMAVSPAGAAGLAQLMPATAKELGVRNRHDPLASIDGGARYLRDMLDRFDAVHLALAAYNAGPGAVSRSRGIPNNGETPQYVRSVLGRWQTIGTYN